The following nucleotide sequence is from Pedobacter sp. PACM 27299.
CAGGTTACTTTTACTCAAATGATAACGCTGATCCGGATTCTTCTCGAAATCCAGTTTAGCTTCCAATGCACGTACAAAATTCAGGTTGATGTTTTTATTGACCGTCAGGTAGGCATTCTGGATCGCATAATTACCATCCAGCGTCACATATAATCTCCCTTCGAACAGTAGATCGGTATTGTTACGCGGCGTAAAAGCAAGCTCTACCAGCTGAGGATTATGGTTTTTAATGGTATCCGTGATGAAAAATTTATAAAAGGTTGGGGCACTATCTGCAATCGGGCTCAGCAGTTGATTACTTACTACAGAAATGTTGTTATCATAAATATTGATGTCCTGATACATCCGGTCGAAATAGGCGGTTAAGCCCTGATTGTCTATAAAACGCTCATCAAAATTCACTCTTTTATCTGCGATAACTACTGTTTTGTTCTTTTCAGGGCTCTTCCTGAAATAGTTGTCGCTCAATTTCTCTTCCTGAAATACAGGAAGTAAGTTTTTACCACCAATTTGGGTAGAATCCTGTTCCTGGAATAAAAACTGATAATTACGGAAAACCCTTCTGTTCTTGAACTTATCAGAAAGGTTACTCAAAGAAAACTTCATCAGTTCATATTTCTGGTATTCTACGAAATTGTAGTTTTCCATTTTGTTCTTTGACTTGTTGGCGATCACTTTTCGAATCAGTTCTACTGCCGGGTTCTCTTTATTTCGATATTTCGGCTTTTTCCCTGCAGTAATCACCACCTCATTCATCAGCATTGCATCCGGCATCAGCTGAACATTGAGCACCTGCGTACCTCCGGGCTTAATGGATTTTGTCTGCGATTTATAGCCTACATAGCTAAATCTTAGCGCATTGGCTCCATCTTTTAACGTGATACTGAATTTACCATCAGCATCCGTTCTTCCGCCAAGGGTTGTCCCTGGAATGAGGTAAGAAACATAGGGAAGTGTTTCTTTTGTACTCCCATCAGTTACCGTCCCTGTGACCAGAGTTTGCTGCGCCTTTGCGGAATTAGAAAGGAAGAGTGTTAAAAATAAAATCAATAGACTGATTGGCTTCAAAAGAACCAAAAGCAAGCTTCTTTCTGTTAAAAATGGAGCTTTTAGCGTTAAGGCAGCGGGTTTTACGCTTGCTGAATATGGGTATGATGTGTGCACGTTTCCGGTTAGCTTGTGTAATCCTTAATAAACTAGGTTATGAGAGTGGACACAAATATATAGCTAACAACTGACTATCTGTACTGTTTTAGTCAGCATGAAGGTCATTAGAAGATGTTATGACATCTAAATGAAAATTCCGGAAAACTTAAAGGTTTATTTTGCGATCCAGGCTTCAGGGTTGAGTTTATTCTGACCCCTCATAATTTCAAAATGAAGCACAGGTCCATCTTCTTTAGAAGCCACAATACCAAGGGTTTGTTTGGTTTCCACTTTATCGCCTTTAGCCACACTTACCGATTTCAGATTCTGATAAATGGTGAAGTAATCGCCATGGATCAGGGCGACAATAAATGTCCCGTATAACTCTCTAACGAATAACACCTTGCCTTCAAAAACCGCCTTTACAGCAGCTCCGTTCTCCGTTAGGATATTAATCCCGTCATTGTTATAGGAAGCCTGACCTTCAGTATGGGCACCAAAGCGCTCTACAATAGAATATTGACTCACTGGCCATGGTAAACGTCCTCTATTGTTTTCAAAACCTGCAGAAAGTTTTGCCGCTTCAGGGGAAGCAGTCAGGTAACTGGAATTGGTTTTTTCTTTTACTGCAGCTACGGGACGACCTTCTGCAATTGCCTTTTGATTGGCCAGACGCTCTTCTTCTTCCGCTTTTTTTCTGGCAAGTTCGATCTCTTTCTGAATGGCATTTCTAATGGCACGGTCAATATCAGCCTGTTTTCTTTTTCTGGCTGCCAGATCCTGCTTGAACTGCTTCTCTTGTCGGCTGATTTGATTTAACATTACCGCCTGCTCAGACTTATTCTTGCTCAGTTTGACTTGTTCGTGCTCCTGCTCCGTCAGCAAAGTACTTTTCTCTTTCAAATTCTTATCGAGCACACCGATCTTATACTCTATGTTTTTTTGCGTTCCTTGTAGATAATCAGCTTGTTTCTTGCGATACTGACCAAATTGCTGCAAATATTTAATCCTTTTATAGGCCTGGTTGAAATCATCGGCCGCAAATATGAACATCATCTTTTCATAAGCATTCTGGTTCCGCTGTGCAAAGCGGATCATGCTCGCATATTCTTTCTTTAACTGCCCCAGTTGTCCTTTTAAGCTCCGTACTTCATTGCTGTTTTCATGAATCTGATTGTCCAGATTTTTCACTTCCGAGTTGATTACTGCAATTTTATTCTGCATCAAACGGATCTTTGCATTTACCGTTCTGATTTGCCCAAGCGTCAATCGCTTATTACTGGAGGTTTCATTTAAGTTTTTCTGCAGCAATTCAATTTCCCTTTGGATGGCTTCTTTATTCCTTTTCAATTCTGCACTGGTTTGTGCAAAAACAAGGGTACTGATAGAGGTAAATAGTAGAATTAAGAATAATTTCTGAAGCTTCATTGTGTATATAAGTAACTGAATACCGCAGCCCTGCCAGTGTGTTAAATTAGCAATGCGATTCTAAAACTATTGAAATCAGGGCTTAAATGCAAATTCTAAGACAAAACAATCAAAAATATCCTACTTTCGGCAATTACATGGACGAGAATAATCAACCATCATATTCCGACAAAACAGTCTTGATTGAATTGAACCATAGCTGGTTACTGGTCAAACCAAGACCATTGTAATCGATAAAAAGATAGAGCAAACCAATTCCACTGCTTACCTGTAAACGCAAGGGCTGTGCAGTTAATCCGAAATTTTTAATCAATGCTCTGGGGAATACTTCATCAAACCCGATAAAAAGCTGTTCCAGCTCAGTGAGCTGAAAATTCAGGCTGGTATCACCTTCCATATAAATCGCCTTTTCTGTTAAGGTAATTTCTCCGGTATGACGATGAAAGGGGCCTATTCCTGAAAAATGAACACCAATCTGATCAACAGCCCCTCTATTTAGCACCTCTGCTTCCGTACTCCATCTTACATTTCCAGAAAGCAATATATTTTCCATACTACGCTTTTCATAAAATTAACATTGCAGGTTATTTGTCTGCAGACTTCAATATGCTGTAAATCTGGCTGTCTAAAAACTCACCATTAAAATAGAAATCTTCCTTAAAATGAGCCTCTTTAACAAATCCCTGCTTAAGCAATACTTTAGCAGAGGCAATGTGATCAGGATCAATCATTGCGTAGATAGAATGTAAGCCCAGTTCTTCGAAACCAAACTTTTTTATCATCGCCAATGCCTCTGTAGTGATGCCTTTACCCCAAAATCCTGGAGCCAGCAAATACCCTACCTCTGCACGAAAATTGGCAAAATCAAATTTTGGAAAACCAATAAAGCCAATTAATACATCTGGTGCTTCTTTTAAAGTGATGGCCCAGCCCAGGTTTTCTTCTTTCAAAAAACCTTCATGAACCTCATCCATCAAAGTATAGATATCATTTATAGAGGTTGGTCTGGCTAATGGAACATATTTCATCACCTCTTCATCACTCCTCAATTTAAAAACAGCGAGCGCATCTTCTTTAGTCTGCTCCCTCAATAATAGCCGCTCTGTTTCCAGAACCGGCGGTCTTTCAAAATTAAAGTTCAATCCTTTATGCTTCATATTACCTGTAATTATCCTTCGCTTTACCCGCAATTGCGCTTCATTTTTACCCGCATTTTTCGTCTCCCAATATAGCAGTTTTCCAGGATTTCATTTCCCCATGTTTTTATTCTATACTAGTTTAATAGATTTTATCGCAATCTAATGTCTTGAAACCTTATCTTTGTCAAAAAAAAAGCTTCCGGGCAATGATTGAATTAAGAAATATAACAAAAACATTTTTCCAGAAAACCAGAGCGATCACTGCCCTATCCGAGGTTTCCTTAATTGTACCTGAAGGTAAAATCTTCGGGGTGATCGGAAGCTCAGGAGCTGGAAAAAGCACCCTGATCCGTTGTGTAAACCTGCTTGAAAAACCAAGCTCAGGAGCAGTAATCGTGGATCGACAAAACCTGATGGATCTTTCGCCGAAAGAACTGGCAAAAGCCAGAAGACATATAGGAATGATTTTCCAGCATTTCAACCTGCTATCCTCACGCACTGTTTTCGAGAATGTTGCTTTTTCCCTGGAATTAGACCATACCCCAAAAGCGGAGATAGAGAAAAGGGTGACTGAATTGCTTGCCTTGGTTGGTTTGGATGAAAAACACCATGACTATCCGGTAAACTTATCCGGCGGACAAAAACAGCGGGTAGCCATTGCCAGAACACTGGCCAGCAATCCTAAAGTACTACTTTGTGATGAGGCCACGAGTGCCTTAGATCCTGCAACAACCAAATCTATTCTCGCTTTATTGAAAGACATCAATAAACGGCTGAACATCACCATACTGCTCATTACGCATGAAATGGAGGTTGTTAAAGACATTTGCGATGAAGTGGCGGTCATTTCTGAAGGAAAATTAATTGAACAGGGTGCGGTGAGTGAAATATTCTCTCATCCAAAAACGGAACTGGCGAAGGCGTTCATTGCCTCTGCTTTGAGCCTGGACATCCCAGCAGACTATAAAGAGAGACTGGTTGCCTCCCCTGCAACCAACAAACGTCCATTATTGAAGCTTGAATTTACCGGACAATCAGTAGATGATCCGGTATTGTCTGAAGTTGCGCGTCTTTTCCAGATCGACAGCAATGTAATCAGTGCAAGAATGGACTATGCCGGAGGGATTAAATTTGGTGTCATGCTGATTGAAGTCTTCGGTACACAAGAAAACAGCCTTCAGGCCATAGAATTTTATAAAAGTAAAAACATTAAAGTAGAGGTAATAGGTTATGTCTGATTCAATGATTTTGCTCCTTGCTAAAGGAGCCTGGGAAACCATCGTCATGACTTTTGTTTCCGGATTTTTCGGTTTCTTAATTGGCTTACCTACGGGTGTGCTGTTATTTATGACCAGAAAAGGACAGGTTTTAGAACATAAAACCTTCAACCATACCATTTCTATTGTAGTGAACATCTTTCGTTCCATTCCCTTCATCATTTTGATCGTTTGGATGATTCCTTTCACCAGAGCATTGGTAGGTACTTCTATTGGGGTAGAAGCTGCAATTGTCCCTTTGAGCATTGGCGCTGCCCCTTTTATCGCCAGATTGATAGAAAATAGCCTGATCGAGGTTCCTGGCGGATTGGTAGAAGCTGCAAGAGCAATGGGCGCCACTCCTTTCCAGATTGTTTATAAGGTATTGCTACCAGAAGCCCTTCCTTCCATCCTCAACAGCGCATCTGTTACCCTGATTACCCTGGTGGGTTATTCTGCAATGGGTGGTGCCGTTGGTGCCGGCGGACTTGGCCAGATCGGCTATCAATATGGATATGTAGGTTACGATGTGGTAGTGATGAACACCGTATTACTCCTATTAATTGCATTGGTGTTTATCATTCAGTTTCTGGGTGATTTTATCGCTAAAAGAGTTGACCATAGGTAGTCTTTAAGGATTACCTATCAAATATGAAAAACAAATGAATACAAAAATCAAATTTATCGCGGCATTAGCCCTTCTAACGAGTTCAGTAGCCCTATTCAGCTGCAGCCGTACGGCAAAAAACGACGACCCTAACTATATCCAGGTAGGTGTAGAATCTGGTCCGGAGTATAGTTTAGCAGAAGCAGCAAAGAAAGTTGCAAAAGAAAAATACGGTCTGCAAGTTGACTTGGTGCAATTTAACGACTATGTAATGCCAAATGAGGCCCTTCAGCAAGGAGATATTGATGTCAATGTTTTCCAAAACAAACCTTATCTGGATGTACAATCAAAACAACGCGGGTATAAATTTGCGATCGTAGGAAATACATTTGTTTTCCCATTGGCAGGTTATTCCAAAAAGATCAAATCTTTATCAGAGCTTAAAGATGGCAGCACGGTGATCATTCCTAATGATGCTACTAATGGCGGAAGAGCTTTGTTGTTGATGGAGAAATTTGACCTGATCAAACTAAAAGACGGTGTTGGGCTTCTACCTACCGTAAATGACATCGTAGGTAATCCTAAAAAACTTAAAATTGTAGAGTTAGAGGCTCCGCAGCTGCCAAGGGCTTTGGATGACCAGAATGTAACAATTGCCATCATCAACAATACCTTTGCTGCACCAATTGGCTTAAGTCCTGAAAAAGATGGTTTATTTGTGGAAGCAAAGGATTCTCCTTACGTCAATAACATCGTAGCCAGAGAAGACAATAAGAACGCAGAGAAAGTATTAAAATTTGTCAAAGCATACCAAAGTTTAGAAGTAGAGAAAGCTGCACAGGAAGCCTTTAAAGGCGGTGCGATTAAAGGCTGGTAATATTCAATCAAAAATCTTTCTTATCCCTCCATAAAGCTGAAACTTTATGGAGGGATTTTTTTTGCAGTCATTAAAGCGCTTCCGCTGCTCGCTCTAAAAAATCAAAATGTTTAATGAAACTAAACATTTTAACATATACATTTAACTTTTCAATACGATTAACCAATTATAAACCACACAAATGAAAAAATCAATTATTGCCTTTTGTTTGCTTTGCGCGGGTTTGGGCGTCAATGCACAAGTAAAAAATGTGAAACATGTAGTCTTAATTGGCTGCGATGGCCTGGGTGCTTATGCCATTCCGGATGCACAAATGCCCCATCTTAAAAAGTTAATGGAAACCGGAGCTTCCAGTCTGCAGGCGAGATCTGTCCTTCCTTCTTCGAGTGCTGTAAACTGGGCCTCCATGCTTATGGGTGCCGGTCCAACAGAACACGGCTATACGGAATGGGGAAGTAAAACACCTGAAATCCCTTCGGTAACGACCACTAAGTATGGTATTTTCCCTTCTATTTTTAGTGTCATCAGAGCGCAGAAGCCGAATGCAAAAACCGCAGTTATTTATAGCTGGCCAGGAATTGGTCCATTGGTAGAAACAGATGCCATCAGTATTGTCGTTCCCGGAAATGATAAAGATGATTTTTGTGCAGACACGACTGCATCGATTATAAAAAGAGAAAAACCATACTTCACTTTCGTTCATTTTGATGAACCAGACCATACTGGTCATGAAATTGGCCACCGTACTCCGGCTTATTATGAGCAATTGAAAAAAGTAGATGAAAGGATCGGAAAAATCGTGCAGGCGGTAAAAGATGCTGGAATTGAAAAAGAAACGATCATTATTGTTTCTGCTGATCATGGAGGTACTGGTAAAGGTCATGGTGGTAAAACACTGGACGAAGTACAAATTCCATGGGTGATTAATGGTGTTGGAGTGAAGAAAAATCACCAGATCAAGGATATTATTATCACTTATGATACCGCAGCAACATTGGCCTGGATTATGGGATTAAAAGCTCCGCAAAGCTGGAGAGGTAAAGCAGTGAGCGATAGTTTCAGCAAATAAAAACATGTAATTCATGAATAAAACCAGCATTTAATGAATAAAACGGAGCAGGGTTTACCCTGCTCCGTTTTTCAATTCTCTACCGTATTTGTACGCTTCCTCACCTCTTCCGTATCTCTGTTGCTGATTCTATTCTTTATCGCTCCTCCAAAATTATAGCTGAATGAGAGTCTGCCGATCCGGGTCTCAATTTTATTTTCCCATACCTGATGGATTGCCCCAGAGTTTTGGCTGTACCTGGATTTGTAGCTCTCAAAAATATCGGTCACATTAAAGGCCAGCGTCCCTTTATTTTTGAAGAGCTTCTGACTCAGCCCTGCGGTGAAAATAAAAGAAGGATCGTTGATCAGGTTACGCTCCTGAAATTTCCCATTATAAATCAATAAAAACAACAAAGAGAATTTTTTCGTCAGTGAAAAGACCTGATAGGAATTGGCCCTAAATCCTGGAATCCCGGCACTATTCAATTCATACCCATTAAACTCCGCCTTATAAGTCCGCTGGTTATAACTGAGCACGATTGAATTGTACCAGCAGATATTGATTTGTTTATTGTAAGCCACATGGGCAGAAAAATACTGCGTATACCTGTTGTTCTCTGGTCTGGTACTGACCATGTCATTATCCTCATAAATCCTGGAAAAGGAGGTAAAATCATTTTTAGTATAAGTGTAGGCAATGGTCCCATAAAGCGCGTTCTTATGGCTATAGGTTAATGAGGCATGGTAAGCAACTGCGGGTTTCAGCTCCGGATTTCCCTGCAAGTAATGATTAGCGTCAAGGATCCTGATCAAAGGATTAAGATTCTCATAAGTAGGCCTGTTGATGTTCTTATTTAAAGTCAAATTCAAGGTATGATGAGCATTGAGCCTGTAATCCAAATTAAGCGAGGGGAACAGCTGAAAATATTGACGGTTGGTATTCATATTCAGTTCAGACTGTAATCCATTCCCCACCGTATTTTCCCCACGCAGTCCTATTTGATAAGAAAACTGCTTCCCATCCTGACTAAAAGTGGTATATACCGCGTTGATCATTTCTGTGTATTTGAAATGATCATTTTGCGTTGGATCCAAAATATTCATTCCTGCGCTTTCTCTGAAAAGCTGGTTCTCATTATCAGACCTGACAAAACTTGTTTTCAAGCCCAGTTCTATTTTGCGTTTTGATCCAAAGGGATGCGTATAATCTACTTTTGCGGCATACATCTTGTATTTTCGATCCTGATCCAGAAAAGATTTGAAGGTGTTCAGGGACATTGAATGGCTGCTATAGCTCAGGTTGGTATTGTTGTTTCCCGTCCGACTGTCATAATCATACCAATCAAAATCTGCGGTCAGTTCTTTTCCCAAAGTATCAATTTGTCGTAAAAAATGCAGACTGTAAGAAGAATTCATCGTTTTTGTGCGCTGTTGGGTTAAAAACAACTCTTGTTCATCAGCAGATTGATCTACCAATAAAGGAGAGGATATCGCATCTTTATGAAAACGCTGGATATTTTGAATCGTCGTAAAAGAAAGTGTTGATTTCCTGGAGAGGTAAAAATCCAGTCCAAGTGTTGGGATGTAGATCCGATTATTCCTTATACTTTTAATTCCTGAGCCGGTTTGATCCCCTTTCTGACCATTGATATCCAGGAAATCAGTGATCACATTCGTATCAAAGTAGTATTTATTGTAGTTGTAATTGGTATTTAACAGTACATTAAAATCCTCTCCTTTGTAATTCAGGTTTAATCCGCCTACTTGCTTCCCATACGCTCCTTGTCCGATGTTGGCAAAAACGTTTCCATTTAATCCAGCCTTATAGTTTCTTTTTCTAATGATATTGATAATCCCGGAGCCGGCTGCGGCCTCATACTTAGCTGAAGGGTTGGCTATCAATTCAATCTTTTGAATACTGGCCGGTGACATCCCTTTGAGTAAGCCGGCAAGCGCGTCTGAGCTCAAAGGAGTCGCTTTCCCATCGATATAGATCTGAATGACCCTCCCGTTCAAACTAATCTGATCATTAATCGGGTTAACCTGTACACCGGGTAGTTTGTTCATGACTTCCAGGATGGAAGGACTGGATTGCAGTTGATCGTCAATGTTGACAATAATTTTATCTGCTCTTCTTTCTATTAATGGAGGCCGACCTGTAATGGTAACTTCTGAAAGGCTTTTTGAAGATGGAATGAGCAGTATCATTCCTATATCAATTAAAGTGTTCTTTTGATCGATAGTCAATCCTCTTTTTTTTAAATCTTCGTATCCCATGGCTTTAATTTCCAGCAGGTACTTTCCCTCTTTTAACCCGGCAATAAAGAAAGTACCATTTTCTGCTCCTACCTGACGCTTATAAATCAGGCTATCGGTTTCCAGTCTAAGAAATATAGAGGCAAAAGGGATAGTGACTTTATTTTCATCCAGCAGGGTTCCTTTAATGCTTCCTGAAAGTACATTTTGGGCGGAGGTCGTATCACTACAAGCCATAAAAAACAAGATAGTGAGGTAGTGAATGATTTTTCTTAATGAGTTGAGCATAAGCGTATATGGTAAGTCTATAAGGTTTATAGGCTCAAACATACAACTAAGTTAATAGTTATACAACTAATCAAGTAGTTTTATTACTAATTGCTTAGTTTCAAAACCAAGTAATCAGTTCTTCTACTAAAGAACAAGCTAAAATCACAAAACAATCAATGGATAGCATATCCACAACAGATACCCAGCATTTCAGCTACCGATGTCCAGCCCATCCACAACATTAACCAACCAGCCTGCCACATCCCAACAAACAATCAACGTTTAAAATTCAGTCTAATATCATGCTTAATCCTAACAGGAGTACCATTTTGCTTTCCAGGAATCCAATTTGGAGAGTTGCTGATCACCCGTATTGCTTCTTTATCTAACGCAGGACTGATCCCCTTTTTTACTACAACTTCCGTAATGGCCCCATCTTTTTCCACTACAAAAGAGACGATTACGCTACCTTCCAATCCTTTGTTAAACTCCGCTTTCGGGTATTTGGTCTCTGCAATCAGATATCCTGTAAATTTGGATAATCCACCTGGAAATTCCGCTCCATAATTATCTGCATCTTTTCCTTTCTGCTCATTTTCCTTTTCTCCATCATCTTGTTTTACATTATCTTCTTTTCCAAATTCAGCAGGAGCAGTTTTCTCTTTCAGCCGACTCGCAATCTTAACCTGGCTTTTAGTCTCTTTTATGGCGGAAGAAAAGAATAGCAAACTGGAAAGCAAGGGAACCAGCCATAGGTATTTCCATAAAGCTCGTTTGTCAGATCTTTCTCTCTGCAGCATGAGTAGTCTCTTTTTAATCTCCGACTGGCGGAGAAAAGAGTTTGTCAGATCCGGACTTAAGCCCATCGCTTTATGCAGTAACAGCAATGCGTAATTCCTTTTACTGCCTTCAAACTCGGCCGCAGCCTCATCTGCCAGGTACTCATGGATATTTTTAATGCTTGACTTGTATAAATAAATAACCGGGTTAAACCATAGCAGCACTGCTGCAAGCTCCATCAATAAAACATCTATGCTATGAAATTGCCGAATATGAACTTCTTCATGTCGGTTAATCATTTCAAAATCCGGGAGCGCAGAATCTATCCGCTTAAAACCGAAAAAAGAAAAGGCCTGCCCTGTTTGAGGATTCTCCAACCTACTTTTCAGGATCCACAATTTATACAGGAACCATAGCATCGAAAGCATTGCCCCAAGAAAATACAGTCTATAAGTCCATTGCATCCAGTCGAAATCTGTGCCTGCTCCAACCCTGCCTTGTACTACTACATCCAACATTTTTGATTGCAGCTCCCTACTGACCGAACTTCTGCTCAGCCATTCAAAACGAAGAATTGCTGAGAAAAGCGCAAAACACAGGGTACTGATCAGGTATACCCTATTCCATAAGAAAAATGTTTCCTTGTAAAGGAACAGTCTATAAAATGAATAAAAAACAAGGAGGCAAAAATTGCTTTGGAACAAGAAGACGGCTAAACTCATCAGGCTAATCTTTGATATGGTCTATAATTTTCAGGAGTTCATCTACTTCCTTCTTATTCATTTTCTGCTCCTTCATGAAAAAAGAAAACATATCCTGAATAGAATTCTCAAAATAATCCGTCAGCAATTTCTGGGCTTGATAGCGGGTATAGTCGACTTTACTAATGAGTGGAAAATATCGGTGTGTTCTACCGAAAGCTTCATAACCAATTAAACCTTTTCCTTCCAGAATCCTGATGATGGTAGATGTGGTGTTATAAGCAGGCTTAGGCTCTGGCAATTCCGCAATCAACTCTTTTACAAATGCTTTATCCAGCTTCCAAAGCAGCTGCATCAGCTGTTCTTCTGCTTTTGTCAAGTCCTTAACTTCCATTTTGATGAATTAGCAAACGAGTAAACTTATGTTTAAAGTTATAACTAATTTCTTAGGTACAAGATATATCCCTAAGAAATTTTCGCTTAAGCGTGTTCTTTTTCAAAGAAATCTGCATAAAAATCAGGGATCGGGCTATTGCGAATTCCTACAATGGTTTCTTCCATTGGGTAGGCTACTTTTCGAATCACAGGTTTCAAAGCCTGAATTCCAGAAATACCGGCGATACTTTCTAATTGCAGGTAAGCTGCTTTTCTGTCTTTTTCTTTTGAACGGCCTACAGATCCTGCATTGATCATTAATTTCGGTTGCTGGTTATTGGATCCTGGCAGATACCGGAGGTAAGAAAGGTGGGTATGTCCTGATAGGATGACATCCACCTGCTCCTGCTCAAACAGCTGGCGAAGCCTGCTTTCATCGGCATCTTCATAAAGATACTCTTCATTGCTATTAGGGCTGCCGTGAACCAATAAAATATGCAAACCTTGCAGTTCAATTTTCAGTGTGGCAGGTAATGTGGACAAAAAAGCTTTGTTGGCGGCTGTAATGTCCTGCTTTGTAAAATTAATTGCGGCTAAACGTGCTTTTTGTTCTGCTAAACTGTGTTTGGAGAGTGAATGAACTGGATGATCAAAAGCGATGCGCTCATCGTGGTTCCCCATAATGGTAGGAATATTCAGTTCTTGAATCAATTCAATTACTTCATTATGCCATGGTGCAGCATCGGTTAAATCTCCAAGGCAATAGACCTGATCTGGTTTAAATGAGCCTATATCTTCTAATACTGCTTTTAGGGCTGGTAAGTTGGCATGTATGTCGCTAATGATGGCTATTTTCATTGGAGTACTGTAGCTGATTTCTATTGAATTGCAATAGCATAAAGATCGTCTTGAAGGGCAATTCAATTGTTGTACTATTCAGGGAAAAGTTGGTATAAATGAATTAACCTGCGTCTAAATCCTGTTCATTGCGGATTTTATGTACAAAACCCGCAAGTTCCCTTGTATAGTTATCCAGCATAATTGCCGATTCCTTGATCCCTTCGACAATAATTTTCAGGTCTTCGGGAGAATTACGGGAATCGTCAATCAAATCAGATAAACCCAGAATTTTCACCACTGGCTGCCTTAATTCATGAGAAATTTTAAACAGCATCTCTTCCATAGCATTGACTTGACCTTCTCTATCTTTTTCTTCTTTTTCTTTTCG
It contains:
- a CDS encoding GNAT family N-acetyltransferase yields the protein MKHKGLNFNFERPPVLETERLLLREQTKEDALAVFKLRSDEEVMKYVPLARPTSINDIYTLMDEVHEGFLKEENLGWAITLKEAPDVLIGFIGFPKFDFANFRAEVGYLLAPGFWGKGITTEALAMIKKFGFEELGLHSIYAMIDPDHIASAKVLLKQGFVKEAHFKEDFYFNGEFLDSQIYSILKSADK
- the metI gene encoding methionine ABC transporter permease MetI, with the protein product MSDSMILLLAKGAWETIVMTFVSGFFGFLIGLPTGVLLFMTRKGQVLEHKTFNHTISIVVNIFRSIPFIILIVWMIPFTRALVGTSIGVEAAIVPLSIGAAPFIARLIENSLIEVPGGLVEAARAMGATPFQIVYKVLLPEALPSILNSASVTLITLVGYSAMGGAVGAGGLGQIGYQYGYVGYDVVVMNTVLLLLIALVFIIQFLGDFIAKRVDHR
- a CDS encoding alkaline phosphatase, which gives rise to MKKSIIAFCLLCAGLGVNAQVKNVKHVVLIGCDGLGAYAIPDAQMPHLKKLMETGASSLQARSVLPSSSAVNWASMLMGAGPTEHGYTEWGSKTPEIPSVTTTKYGIFPSIFSVIRAQKPNAKTAVIYSWPGIGPLVETDAISIVVPGNDKDDFCADTTASIIKREKPYFTFVHFDEPDHTGHEIGHRTPAYYEQLKKVDERIGKIVQAVKDAGIEKETIIIVSADHGGTGKGHGGKTLDEVQIPWVINGVGVKKNHQIKDIIITYDTAATLAWIMGLKAPQSWRGKAVSDSFSK
- the metN gene encoding methionine ABC transporter ATP-binding protein MetN is translated as MIELRNITKTFFQKTRAITALSEVSLIVPEGKIFGVIGSSGAGKSTLIRCVNLLEKPSSGAVIVDRQNLMDLSPKELAKARRHIGMIFQHFNLLSSRTVFENVAFSLELDHTPKAEIEKRVTELLALVGLDEKHHDYPVNLSGGQKQRVAIARTLASNPKVLLCDEATSALDPATTKSILALLKDINKRLNITILLITHEMEVVKDICDEVAVISEGKLIEQGAVSEIFSHPKTELAKAFIASALSLDIPADYKERLVASPATNKRPLLKLEFTGQSVDDPVLSEVARLFQIDSNVISARMDYAGGIKFGVMLIEVFGTQENSLQAIEFYKSKNIKVEVIGYV
- the metQ gene encoding methionine ABC transporter substrate-binding lipoprotein MetQ, whose protein sequence is MNTKIKFIAALALLTSSVALFSCSRTAKNDDPNYIQVGVESGPEYSLAEAAKKVAKEKYGLQVDLVQFNDYVMPNEALQQGDIDVNVFQNKPYLDVQSKQRGYKFAIVGNTFVFPLAGYSKKIKSLSELKDGSTVIIPNDATNGGRALLLMEKFDLIKLKDGVGLLPTVNDIVGNPKKLKIVELEAPQLPRALDDQNVTIAIINNTFAAPIGLSPEKDGLFVEAKDSPYVNNIVAREDNKNAEKVLKFVKAYQSLEVEKAAQEAFKGGAIKGW
- a CDS encoding murein hydrolase activator EnvC family protein codes for the protein MKLQKLFLILLFTSISTLVFAQTSAELKRNKEAIQREIELLQKNLNETSSNKRLTLGQIRTVNAKIRLMQNKIAVINSEVKNLDNQIHENSNEVRSLKGQLGQLKKEYASMIRFAQRNQNAYEKMMFIFAADDFNQAYKRIKYLQQFGQYRKKQADYLQGTQKNIEYKIGVLDKNLKEKSTLLTEQEHEQVKLSKNKSEQAVMLNQISRQEKQFKQDLAARKRKQADIDRAIRNAIQKEIELARKKAEEEERLANQKAIAEGRPVAAVKEKTNSSYLTASPEAAKLSAGFENNRGRLPWPVSQYSIVERFGAHTEGQASYNNDGINILTENGAAVKAVFEGKVLFVRELYGTFIVALIHGDYFTIYQNLKSVSVAKGDKVETKQTLGIVASKEDGPVLHFEIMRGQNKLNPEAWIAK